Part of the Pseudodesulfovibrio mercurii genome is shown below.
AGGCGTCGTTGAGATCGTCCATGACCGAAAAGAGGCGGTGGATGCCCGCCACCCCGCAGTCGAAATGCCGATCCACGCGGCTACCCAGGAACTCGGCCGTGCCCGCGGCCTCCTCGGCCACGTCCAGGTCCGAGGTGCCCGCCGAGACGACCACCACCTTGCCCGCCGGGTCCGCCACCGGCTCCCCGATGGACAGCAGCCCGGACACCGGGTCGAAGCGGGCGTCCGCAACGGCCCGCACGGCCTCGAAATGGGCGTGATCGGCCCTGGTCCCCAGGACCCGTCCGTTGTGGCGGTTGAGGTGATCAAAGATCGAGGCCACCTGATCGGGCGTCTTGCCAGCGCAGTAGACCACCTCGGGCCCGCCGGTGCGCAGCTCGCGCAGCTGGTCGATCTTGGCGCAGCCGGTTTCGATGAAGGACTGCCGGAGCAATTCCTTCTTCAGCTTGTCCCGCGAAATCTGTCCGGCTTCGAAATCGTCGAGCAGACGGTCCAGGCTCATCCGGCCCACTCCCTGAAGGTGCATGATTCCAGCCCGATCCGATTCGCCAGCGCCACGATTTTATCACGGTTTTCCTGTATGATTTCTGCGTACTGCGGAAGGTACTCCACGGTTGCCATCAGATTATCAGGCCGGACGCGGACCGTGTGCACGCCGATGGTGTGCAGGTAGGATTCCAGGGCGTTCACCCGGCCGAGGTCGTCGGCATTCAGGGGCACGCCCGTGGGGATGCGCGTGGCCAGGCAGCTCTCGGACGGGGCCTCCCAGTTGGACAGCCCCGCCTCGCGCGCCAGCCCCCGGATCTCGGCCTTGCCCAACCCCGCCGCCAGCAGGACCGAATAGACGTGGAACTCCTGCAGGGCCCGCAGGCCCGGCCGGTTGGGGTCGTCGTCAGCGTTGGTCCCGTCCAGGAGCAGGCAACCCGCCCCGAAGGCGTCCCGCATGGTGCGGAGAATCAGGCACTTGCAGTGATAGCAGCGGTCGTCCAGGTTGCGCCGCACCTCGGGCACGACCAGGGCCGAAATCTGGATGACCCGGTGCTCGATGCCGATGTGGGCGGCCACGCGTTCGGCGCGCTTCAGGTCCCGGTCCGGGGTCAGTTCGCTGACCACGGTGCAGGCCATGGCGCGCGGGCCGAGGGCGAGGTGCGCCGCGGCGGCCACCAGGCTGCTGTCCACCCCGCCGGACAGGGCCGTGACCGCGCAGCCGACGTCGCCCGCGCGCGCGGCGATGAGGGAGGCAAGATGATCGAGGCTCATGAATAAAGCCTAGCCCACCCGAAAGCCCGGTTCAACCCCTTTCGGGCTTTTCGCGGCCTATGAGATCGATGCGCCGCCAGGGGCCCTTGCGGAAACGGGTCATGAAGGTGGAGGCCAGGATGACCACGTAGAGGAGCAGGAACATCCACGGCCCGTGGATGCTGGTGATGCCCAGTCCGTTGAGCACCAGCAGGGGGATGACCAGGCAGACGATGGAGCCGGTGCCCATGACGAACATGATGAACCGGGTGTCGCCCGCGCCCTTGAGCCCGCCCATGTAGACGATGGCCAGGGCGTCGAGCAGGGTGAACACGGCGCAGTAGCGCATGAGCACCCCGCCCATGGCCAGGACCGCGTTGAAATCGATGCCGGTCACGTCGCGGGGCCGGAACAGGTTGAGCAGGAATTCCGGCATGACCCAGAAGACAACGGCCATGACGCCCATGTAGGCCAGGGCGATGTGCAGGACCGAGTGGGTGCAGAAGGCCGCACGGTCCGGGTTGCCGTCGCCCATGGCCTGGCCAACCATGATGCTGGCCGCCACGTGCAGGCCGATGGTCGGCAGGAAGGCCAGGTTGTAGATGGAGAAGACCGCGCTTGTGGAGGCCAGTTCCACGGGACCGAAGCGGCCGATGATGAAGACGAAGAACGAAACCGCGAACATGTCCAGGAAGAACTGGACCCCGCCGGGCAGGCCAAAACGCAGGAACCGGGCGAACAGGGCGTGGTCGAACCGCCAGGCGGACCGGACCCGGAACAGGGCTTCGTTCTTGCGGGTGAAGATCAGCCGGATGTAGACGATCAGCGGCACGATGAAGCCGATGACCGTGGCCAGGCCCGCACCGGCGATGCCCATCTCCGGGAAGGGCCCGATACCGTTGATCAGACAGTAATCCAGCGGAATGTTGATGAAGATAGAGCCCAGACTGATGAGCATGACCGGCTTGGTCAGGCCGCGCCCGGCAAAGAAGTTGGACAGGCACATGCCGAGCAGGCAGGGCAGGCTGCCCACCGTGAGGATCTGGAAATAGACGATCTCGAGACGCCGGATGGACTCGGGGTGGCCGACCAGCCCGAACAGCGGCTCCGCGAAAAAGGCCAGGGCCGCGAGCAGCAGCCCGGACGGCACGCAGAACCAGAGGCCCACCCACAGGGCGCGGCCCACGTCCGCCGGACGGCACGCGCCCGTGTACTGGGCGATGAACACGTTGACGTACTCGGACACGCCCATGAAAAAGGACAGGAACAGGAAGGCCATGACGTTGGCCGGCAGGGAGGCGCCCAGGGCCTCCAGGGAGTAGTTGCCCAGAAATATTCGGTCCGTGAAGGTCATGACCGTGTTGGAGACCATGCTGACGACCAGGGGCAGCCCGATATTGAGGGCCTCCCGATACCCGCCTTGCGCACGCCAACGTTCCACCAGATACATTTTTTTCCTCGTTTGTTGCGGACCGCCCGCGACAGGGCATCGGTCCGGCATTGGCAACCTATACCGGCGCGGCGCGCCGGTAAAGTGGAATCATGCCCCGTTCACATCTTGTCATTTAAAATACAGCATGCTATGGAACATCCGGTACCAACCTGTAATCCTGGACGAATACGTGGACCAGAAAGCGGAATACCTGTTTTATCCGGCCATGTCCCGATTCCAGCGCCTGTACACCAAGGGGTTGTCCAAGCGGCTGGACCCGCATGGCGTGAAACCCGGCTACCTGGAGGTGTTCTTCCGCCTCTGGGAAGGGGATGGCATCACCCAGAAGACGCTGCACGAAAGCCTGGACGTGGAACAGGCCACCCTGTCCAACACCCTCAAGCGGATGGAGCGGGACGGCTTTCTGACCTGCGAACGCAACCCCAGGGACCGGCGGCAGTCCATCATCGTCCTGTCCGACACGGGCGCGGGGTTGCGCAAACTGGTTCTGGCGGCCATCGACGACCTGCAAAAGGTGGTCAACCACCGGTTGAGCATCAACGACCGCCGCTATTTCCGACGCATCCTCACCCAGATGAACGACCAGCTCGTCTCGGACCTGGACGACGCCACTCTGGTCCTGCTCGACGAGGTGAACGAGGACGACGGCATGGTCATGCTCGTGGACGAAATCAAAAAGTAGGCGGAAATTCGAACCGCAACCAACCACAAATACGCTTGCAGACCATATTTCCCCGCCTGACGAGCCTTGCGCACCGCATTTACCGCCCGGCTCCACACTCCACCGCATGGTTCCCCATAAACCGCTTCTTCGCGTACCCCATTAATTGTCCCCAGCGAATATTCTTTTTTAATCTACTGAAACCATAATCTTTTTCGATAACATGTCCACCTGCGGCCATTGACGCGGCGATTTGCCGCATGCTACGCGTGCGGGGCCGGAAGTGACCGGGGAAAGTCCGATTCGTGGTTTTTTCCCATTATTTTTTCCGGCGGAATCTGCTATGGCTTCCCTAATTAACAACAACGTCCTGTAATTCCTTTTTATAGGTTTCTTTCTAGAATAACTCTAGACAATATGGGACAACGTTGTACTTTGTTGACAATCTTTGACACCCTATGTCAAAGAATGAACATCATAGGTCGGATTGTG
Proteins encoded:
- a CDS encoding MarR family winged helix-turn-helix transcriptional regulator; translation: MLWNIRYQPVILDEYVDQKAEYLFYPAMSRFQRLYTKGLSKRLDPHGVKPGYLEVFFRLWEGDGITQKTLHESLDVEQATLSNTLKRMERDGFLTCERNPRDRRQSIIVLSDTGAGLRKLVLAAIDDLQKVVNHRLSINDRRYFRRILTQMNDQLVSDLDDATLVLLDEVNEDDGMVMLVDEIKK
- a CDS encoding ATP-dependent sacrificial sulfur transferase LarE, producing the protein MSLDHLASLIAARAGDVGCAVTALSGGVDSSLVAAAAHLALGPRAMACTVVSELTPDRDLKRAERVAAHIGIEHRVIQISALVVPEVRRNLDDRCYHCKCLILRTMRDAFGAGCLLLDGTNADDDPNRPGLRALQEFHVYSVLLAAGLGKAEIRGLAREAGLSNWEAPSESCLATRIPTGVPLNADDLGRVNALESYLHTIGVHTVRVRPDNLMATVEYLPQYAEIIQENRDKIVALANRIGLESCTFREWAG
- the larB gene encoding nickel pincer cofactor biosynthesis protein LarB codes for the protein MSLDRLLDDFEAGQISRDKLKKELLRQSFIETGCAKIDQLRELRTGGPEVVYCAGKTPDQVASIFDHLNRHNGRVLGTRADHAHFEAVRAVADARFDPVSGLLSIGEPVADPAGKVVVVSAGTSDLDVAEEAAGTAEFLGSRVDRHFDCGVAGIHRLFSVMDDLNDASVIIAVAGMEGALPSVIGGLALPPILAVPTSVGYGASFQGLAALLTMMNSCAPGIGVVNIDNGFGAGYLAHKINMLAVGGRDG
- a CDS encoding MATE family efflux transporter, translating into MYLVERWRAQGGYREALNIGLPLVVSMVSNTVMTFTDRIFLGNYSLEALGASLPANVMAFLFLSFFMGVSEYVNVFIAQYTGACRPADVGRALWVGLWFCVPSGLLLAALAFFAEPLFGLVGHPESIRRLEIVYFQILTVGSLPCLLGMCLSNFFAGRGLTKPVMLISLGSIFINIPLDYCLINGIGPFPEMGIAGAGLATVIGFIVPLIVYIRLIFTRKNEALFRVRSAWRFDHALFARFLRFGLPGGVQFFLDMFAVSFFVFIIGRFGPVELASTSAVFSIYNLAFLPTIGLHVAASIMVGQAMGDGNPDRAAFCTHSVLHIALAYMGVMAVVFWVMPEFLLNLFRPRDVTGIDFNAVLAMGGVLMRYCAVFTLLDALAIVYMGGLKGAGDTRFIMFVMGTGSIVCLVIPLLVLNGLGITSIHGPWMFLLLYVVILASTFMTRFRKGPWRRIDLIGREKPERG